The following proteins come from a genomic window of Vicia villosa cultivar HV-30 ecotype Madison, WI unplaced genomic scaffold, Vvil1.0 ctg.001236F_1_1, whole genome shotgun sequence:
- the LOC131634132 gene encoding F-box protein At5g25290 yields the protein MHLLNRANQNQTSKRMKPDSPNGPHGLIQVFPGDPRILGFVERTGKMFAELPWDVLGVICERLDFDDLFQFSRVCTNWRDFYKSIDKSNFLTSQEPLLLEALNCPHKGPCSFISLPKQKVYPLKNMMMNMMSYSKFPFPIYITYSSGYFIIIADNSSFLLINPFTREKKKVIYPSTFKFSYSLYKYNALLAFDKYSEEFVLVILCKKSKSVFG from the exons ATGCATCTACTCAATCGTGCAAATCAAAACCAGACTTCGAAACGAATG aaaCCTGATTCGCCTAATGGACCACACGGCTTGATTCAAGTCTTCCCCGGAGACCCTCGGATTTTAGGGTTTGTAGAAAGAACAG GAAAAATGTTTGCTGAACTTCCTTGGGACGTGCTTGGTGTCATTTGCGAAAGACTAGATTTTGACGATCTCTTTCAATTTTCTCGTGTCTGCACAAATTGGAGGGATTTTTATAAATCAATAGATAAATCAAATTTCTTGACATCCCAAGAACCATTACTTCTTGAGGCTTTGAATTGTCCTCATAAGGGACCATGTTCCTTTATTAGCCTACCCAAACAAAAAGTTTACCCCTTGAAGAATATGATGATGAACATGATGAGTTACTCCAAGTTCCCCTTTCCTATTTATATTACCTATTCTAGTGGTTATTTCATTATTATAGCAGATAATTCTTCATTTCTGCTAATCAATCCATTTACACGAGAAAAGAAGAAGGTAATTTATCCATCCACCTTTAAATTTAGTTACTCTCTTTATAAGTACAATGCCTTGCTTGCTTTTGACAAATACTCCGAggaatttgtgttggtgattttaTGCAAAAagtctaagagtgtgtttggatga